The Methylocystis bryophila genome contains the following window.
CCTTCTACAACAAGCGCGGAACAGGCCAGCAGCAAATTGAAGAGGGCAAACGCGATTCTTCCTTGACGCTTGCCTTGCCCGCAATCCGCTCGAGAGGACGGGTTCAAGGCTACCGGAGACCAGCTCATGCGTCGACAAGTTCACAAGGTGCTCCACCTTACGCTCAGTGTGCTCATGTTCACCTCTGCGCTCGGCTGCGGGGCGTTCGCTCAGTCCGCGAAGCCGCGGCCGGCAAATTCAGAGTTAAGTCGATATGGCTCCGACTGGGAATGCAAACGCGGCTTTCGACGACAAGATGACTCCTGCCTCGAGGTAAAGGCGCCGGACCACGCCTTTCTGGCGTACTCCACTTATGGCAGGGGCTGGGAGTGCCGCTACGGCTATGCTGAAAAAGGCGGCCAATGTATCGCGGTTCAGCTTCCGGCGAATTCCTATCTCGATCCCAATTCTGAAGACAGTTGGAGATGCTTGGCGGGGTATCGCCAAAGCCGTGTGGGCTGTGACCTGATCCAGGTTCCAGAGAACGCATTTTTGTCGGAAAATGCCGGAGCAAAAGGTTGGGAGTGCGAGAGGGGCTTCCGTGCGACACAATTCGCTTGCGTCAAGCTTGTCCTTCCCGATCACGCCTATCTGACGACTGATGGAGACGAGTGGAAGTGTGACCGGGGCTTCGAAATGAAGAATCGCGTCGCATGTATCGCGGTGCAGGTGCCCGTCCATGCCGTCTTCATTGGAGAGACCTACGGACGCCAGTGGAGATGCAACCGCGGCTTCGAGCTCAAGGGAGATGGATGTGCGCCGATCCAGCTTCCAACGAACGCCCATCTCGATTCTTCTGGAAACGCATGGGAGTGCGATCGCCCCTATCAGTCGGTCGGCAGCGGCTGCGTCATGGAATGACTCCCATGTCGAATACGATCCCAGACCCGTCTTAACGCGCCTCGAGGCCTTCCCGCCTTGGGCCACGATCTGCGAGCTTCGAGCGTTATGCGATCAATGAGCGCGTCTAGCGCGCTTGTCCTTCGAACGGAATCGTTTAAGCGATAAGAAACTTGTCACATCCAAATCTCGGAGAGAGTTTCATCGCGCAGGTCTGTCAATCTTTGCGACATCACCCTCACATCGACGGCGCGCCCTTGCCGCTCACATGACTTCCTTGACCAAGTATTCGTCGGGACTCTCGTCATCGATCTCGGGGATCTCATCGCCGACTTCCGGGACCTCGTCATCGCTCGATGCGGGCGCCACGTCTTCCTCAGATTCGAGGGTCTCGCTTTCCTCCGCATCGACTTCCTGAACCGGCGTCCCAAGCGGGGGCGGACGCCATCTGGCGTCGTTTGCGAAGGACCCAGTCCTTCGCGGCGCGGAATGGGCGAACTCCACAACCTGGAAAACCTCATCGCATTTCGGGCAGACGATCGGCGTGCGATTGAGGTCGAAAAATGCGGTGTTACAGGCGAGGCACCTGTGTTTCGCGCCCCGTTCCGATTTGATCATGTTCGATTCCCTCGTGATTGACGTCGCCTTGAAAAGCGGAGCGATTAGGATGATCGGATGGCGTCCGTCTCACGCCGGGGTCGGAGGATGCGCAAGATCGAACCTCTTCAAAACCTCGAATAAATCCGACACATGTCGGCAGACTCCAAGGTCGGAAAAGCGGCCGATATCTTCCAGGATCATGTCCCTGACGCTCGCGTCGCCCCGCGGCAGATTAAAGCAATAACCCTCCATGATGCGTCCTTGTCGGAAGATTGCTTGCTCGATGGCGAGCACGGCGCTTTGGAGGGGTGGAACGGCGGATACCTTCATTGTGGGCGAATTAAAACTTCTCGGGGACTCCGCGGCTGACTCCAGCGGCTTGCGCTTCCCGCTGATCGATTTCGTGCGGCGTCGTAAGGGAAAAGCGTGGTTGTCATAGAGAGGGCGGATTTCTTGCCCAAAGTAATAAGACTCCTCGACCTCGAGGGAGCAGCCTCCGAGAAGTTTGGGCGGGAGGTCCTCCACGGCAAAGCGGATAGCTTCGGCGGCTTTAGCGAAGCGCCGGAGGACAAGCGTCTTTGGGCACGAGGTCACGCGCTTCGCGTAATAGAGTGAGGCTTCCATCCTGTAATGCTCAGCTTCCATCAGATGCTCCTGGGCCGACGATTCGCGCCGCTTTATCTCGAGCGAGGATGCGTTTCAGGATGCGGCTACAAAGCCTCGCCGCTATCGAAAAGCGCCTTTTGTCCGTTGCAGCGCGGACTCGATAACGACGCGTTCCTGACCGTCCCGATCAGACCGAATGCGATATTGCAGACCGTGCCCTCCGTCGGGCAGACGCCGTGTCACACGATACGACTCCGCAGATGGCCCGCTGCTGCGGTATGAAACATGGACGCCCTCTTCGAACGCATGCGTGGGCGCGGCTACGGCTTTAGCGCTCCGGTGGCGTTCGCGCGCATTGACATGCTGGGTCATTCGCGGCCTCTGGTTGTTGGAAGATCGAGCAGGTTTGGGCCGTAGCTCCCGCCGCGGCCTCCGGCGCTATTTCTTGTCGTGGTCCTGGGCTTTGAGCTTTTCTACCGTAGCCCAGAGCCCTCCCGCCGCGACGGGCGCCGCAGCGCATTTATCTTTCTTCGGCTTTTTCGCCTCGCGATTGCCCCGGCGTTGGTTCTTGGACATGTTCAGTCACCGTCTTCTTGTGAGGGAAGGGAGAGGCGATCGAACGCCGCCGCTCCGTCCCGCTCTTGCGGGCAAAGGCTCGCTCAGTCGAAGGCGATTAATTCTGAAGTTGCAGCTGCTCCGCGGAAAATTTTCCGGTGCGACGATCGGGGAGCACTTCGTATCCGATCTTTTGGCCTTCAGCGAGGCTGCGAATTCCAGCGCGCTCGATCGCGCTGATGTGGACGAAGACGTCTTGACCACCGTCTTCAGGCTGAATGAAGCCAAAGCCCTTGGTTGCGTTGAACCACTTAACGACGCCGATTTGCATGGGATGTCCTTTCCAGACACGCCCTCGCGACGGCTACATCGCCGTCGAGAGAAATCGAAGTTCTGGAGAGGAAGTTACAAGCCGACGCGCCGGAGCGAGAGAGAGAGCAAGATCGTCTGGCCGAAACCCGATTGTATTAACATAGAGATATTATTGAGAATAACAAGTGTGATTCAAAAAGCATTTCAATTGGCGCAGGTTTCGTCCATCAGCTAGCGACGACGAGCGACGCCAGTAAGAACAATTTCTCTTGACGGCTCAGCCGCGCCTCGGTGACATCCAAGGATGGTTCAGCCTTAGATGCATATTCCCGGCGATCGGCGAATGCGCATTGAGCACGAAGCTCTCCGCCTGTTTCGTCCAGAGCGTGCAAATGAATTCGCGAGGCGTGAGGCGCTTTGAGCGTCTTCACCTGGCGCCTAAAATGTTATGCGGCGATGATAGCCCGCGAAATGCCTCCGCAACTCGGTGTGCGTTTTGCGAAAGTAGCATTTGACCGTCACGTCCTGGATTGCGCGGTTCATTCGCTGGTCCAATCATCAACCGGTGCTCGATCTCGTTGCGGGCGCGTGCGAACTCTCGAAGGCGGCCGGGCCTGCAGTTCGCGAAACCCTATGCGCCGTTCATGGGGCTTGGGGCCTCTCGGACGCCATCAGCTCTTGGTGGGCCAGAGGCAAGAGGCGCGCGAGGCGCGTGGCCCAGCTTTTCTGCCCCATTTCATCGGCAATCAGATCTTGACGAATTTCGACCTCGACGTGAAGCAGCCCGCGCCGCTCGCCATGAACCGGGATTGAGTAATCCGTGGCATCGCTCACGCTATACGGCTGATTGTCGCCGACGAGGAGCTCTTCGCGTCGTAGCAGCGTCATGAGGACTTTGGCGAAACGCGGATCGCGGTTATAAAGAAGGCCTGCCTGCCAGGCACGCGCTACGCCCAGATATACCGGCGTGAAGCTGTGCAACGCGACCAACACGGTCCGACGGCCTTCGCTTAGCCTGCGGTCGAGCTCGGCCGCGATGCGATCATGGTAAGGCCAGAAGATTTCGCGTTCCCGCACCGTTCTCTGGCTCTCGCTCAAGCCGATGTTTCCGGGTATGCGCGTAAGTTCGCTCACCTCCGGAATCGATGCGGCCGATCCGGGCGCGCGGTTGCAGTCGATCACCAACCGCGAATAATTCTGCTGCACGAGGGTGGCGTCGAGCGTGTCCGCGACCAGGTGAGCCACTGCGGCGGCGCCGATGTCCCATGCAATGTGACGCTCGCAATCGGCCTCCGAGACACCGAGACGGTCGAGCGCACGCGGCACAGAATTGCCTGCATGATCGACGAGGATGAAGAATGGCGACGAACCGAATTCGTTGCGCAATGTGGCGGCCGCCGGCTCGTCGGTCGCGAGTAGCTTGTTCAGAGTCTTATTCATCGATTCCCGAACGCTTTATGGGCGGTTGCAGAGTGAGAACACGCCCAGTGGCCAGTGACGCGCTGGCCGTTGCCGTGGGCGCAACCTCGGGTTCGCGATGGGCATTCTAACTGTCAGCGGGCATCGCTTCACCACCAGGAACGAAAGAATTTTGAGCGCGTCGTGGCCGTCGATGATCTCGGGAGCCCATTCCGCAGCAAGAGCCGGCAGCGAAAGCGCGTCCGATCCCTCTCCATGAAAGTCGGGTTTACGTGAGACGCGAGAATGACGGCGGCGCTTGCTCTCAGGGTTTTTGGCGATATCTGTTCGGTCGCGTCGGACTTTGGAAGCAAGAGAGGTTTGGATGAAAATTCGCGCTGGCTATCAGATCTCTTACGACTGTCCTCAGCCAACCCCTATGCTTCTTACATTGAGCATCCATCCGTCCCGCATCGCGGATCTGCTGACTCCCGACTACGTGAGCATGGATCCGCCGATCCCCGCGAACACCTATCACGACGGCTTCGGCAATTTTTGCCATGTGATCCGGGCGCCCGTGGGCCGGCTTACCCTGTCGTCGGACTTTTTGATGCGGGATCCGGGCGAGCCGGACGCAGTGGACCCGGGGGCGCAGCAGCACGAATTGGGAGAGTTGCCGGTGGAGGCGCTGGTCTATCTACTCGGTAGCCGCTACTGCGAGACTGATCGCCTGTCGGAAACGGCGTGGTCGCTATTTGGCAAGGTTCGGAAGGGCTGGCCGTTGGTGCAGGAGATCTGCGACTACGTGCACAATCGCGTCAGTTTCGGCTATGAACATGCGAGTCCGACGAAAACCGCTTGGGATGTTCACAACGAGCGACGAGGCGTCTGCCGCGACTTTGCCCATCTCGCCATCACGCTCTGCCGCTGCATGAACATTCCGGCGCGTTATTGCACCGGATATCTCGGAGATATTGGCGTGCCGATTGACCCGAACCCAATGGATTTCAGCGGCTGGTTCGAAGCCTATCTCGGCGAGCGCTGGTACACGTTTGACGCCCGTCATAACAAGCCGCGTATCGGCCGCATCCTGATGGCGCGCGGCCGCGACGCCACGGACGTCGCGTTGGTGACGACGTTCGGCCCTTGCACGCTTGCGGGCTTCAAAGTGATCTCAGAGGAGGTCGCGCCAGCCCCATCGAGCGCCGCCTGACTCCTGGTCTCTCCCTTCTCGCGCTCGTCGATCCAGACCTCGGCGGCCCTGCGGCGGTCGAAGATCTTGGACTCCCGGTGGATTTTCCCTTTGTTCCGGCGCATGATCTGCGCCAGATCGCCGATCGTCCCGTCCCATGATGCAGCCCCGCACAACATGAGCAAAATTTGCACGACATTGTTGTGCATGGGCAGCGGAAATAGTCGAAAACGGGCGATAACGAGAGTAAATCGGAAGCGTCGTGGAGCGCAGAAGACATTGATGTAAAAAGGAAAATGATCAGAAACAGTGACATGCGGTTTTCCGTGGCGCCCATGATGGACTGGACGGATCGTCATTGCCGCTATCTGCACCGGCTGATGACGCGCCGCGCGAGGCTTTACACGGAGATGCTGACGACGGGCGCCGTGATCTTTGGCGATCGCGAGCGGCTGCTCGGCTTCGATCCTTTTGAGCGCCCGCTCGCGTTGCAGCTCGGCGGCTCAAAGCCTTCGGATCTCGCGCAGGCGTCCGTCATCGCCGCAGGCTTCGACTATGACGAGATCAATCTCAACGTCGGTTGCCCGTCCGACCGCGTCCAGGAGGGTGCTTTCGGCGCCTGTCTGATGCTGCGCCCGACGCTCGTCGCCGACTGCGTGCGCGCGATGAAGGACGCCGTTAGTCTTCCGGTCACGGTCAAATGCCGGATCGGCGTCGATGATC
Protein-coding sequences here:
- a CDS encoding cold-shock protein; amino-acid sequence: MQIGVVKWFNATKGFGFIQPEDGGQDVFVHISAIERAGIRSLAEGQKIGYEVLPDRRTGKFSAEQLQLQN
- a CDS encoding TIGR02300 family protein, encoding MIKSERGAKHRCLACNTAFFDLNRTPIVCPKCDEVFQVVEFAHSAPRRTGSFANDARWRPPPLGTPVQEVDAEESETLESEEDVAPASSDDEVPEVGDEIPEIDDESPDEYLVKEVM
- a CDS encoding N-formylglutamate amidohydrolase, with the protein product MRNEFGSSPFFILVDHAGNSVPRALDRLGVSEADCERHIAWDIGAAAVAHLVADTLDATLVQQNYSRLVIDCNRAPGSAASIPEVSELTRIPGNIGLSESQRTVREREIFWPYHDRIAAELDRRLSEGRRTVLVALHSFTPVYLGVARAWQAGLLYNRDPRFAKVLMTLLRREELLVGDNQPYSVSDATDYSIPVHGERRGLLHVEVEIRQDLIADEMGQKSWATRLARLLPLAHQELMASERPQAP
- a CDS encoding transglutaminase-like domain-containing protein: MKIRAGYQISYDCPQPTPMLLTLSIHPSRIADLLTPDYVSMDPPIPANTYHDGFGNFCHVIRAPVGRLTLSSDFLMRDPGEPDAVDPGAQQHELGELPVEALVYLLGSRYCETDRLSETAWSLFGKVRKGWPLVQEICDYVHNRVSFGYEHASPTKTAWDVHNERRGVCRDFAHLAITLCRCMNIPARYCTGYLGDIGVPIDPNPMDFSGWFEAYLGERWYTFDARHNKPRIGRILMARGRDATDVALVTTFGPCTLAGFKVISEEVAPAPSSAA